gtataatagcgcagcgggcactttagataGTGAGTCTacctccggccgaccggggtctgacgagggacgtcgcacaagtgacgtacttctaaagacccgctcaggaggacgtcagtgatgtcactcgtcaggccgctgccggagaggagaagcgctgtgcaggacaggtaagtgtgtctctgtgtgtgtctgtctgtgtgtttgggggggctatggctacctaatgtgaggaatctatgctacctaatgtggggaaactatgttacctaatgtggggaatctgtgctacctaatgtggggaaactatactacctaatgtggggaaactatgttacctaatgtggggaatctgtgctacctaatgtgggcaaactatgctacctaatgtggggaaactatgttacctaatgtggggaaactatgttacctgatgtggggaatttgtgctacctaatgtggggaaactatgctacctaatgtggggaaactatgttacctaatgtggggaacctgtgctacctaatgtggggaatctgttctacataatgtggggaaactatgctacctaatgtggggaaactatgttacctaatgtggggaatctgtgctacctattgtgggaaaactatgctacctaatgtggggaaactatgctacctaatgtgggcaaactatgctacctaatgtggggaaactgctacctaatgtagggaatccatgctacctaatgtggggaatctatgctacctaatgttgggaatctatgctacctaatgtggggggctttaATGAGCTgtggcatatgggaggccttaataaataattagaaacttatacagcaagtgacatatgggggtccacctgagtaagtgacacatggagggggggtgctgaacaattgatgttttggggggggggggcacaggcacattctttgcacaagggccctctgctgtctgtgtccgcccctgggtagagaaaaaggggtaaactggaacatagaacaaatgcagatatttttttcttattttttttttttaatgaagtaaacgagataaaggtaagcaatgacttttcctcagtctgaagcgcggtcctcatcggcaggaagcagtgaggaggaggaggatgacggaggttctgattccatctctgcttctttttcgtccctctctatatatagggccgtggccatgaagaaggcccctcctatgactgccattatggtgcaggtcatgagggcatactccaggctgcggtatttcagaagaggggatttggcatatcctcgttcgtaggtgtcagatatcaggccgatgaggtacgggctgccggcgtcacctaggaggtgatagattgtcatctgcacggccagggctgaagatctcctccacggagttactacttttagtataatgtcagatatgagggtgaaatttactgacagaagcgtctctccgatgaagatgaagatgttggtggcaacgaggctgatgttgccaaaagtcaatgccaacagaagaaaaggggcggagagcatcatcgcgcatccacacacaagcgggtccgcccgtgggttggatttgcgatatcttttacttatctccgtccctgctacaactcccagaatgccggaaacgactgtaaccacaccaaatattaggatgtcgtgatagtcacacggttcagcacggcaagggtccttctcttgtaggagtgttcgagcgtgggtcaggtatgacggaccccatacacctatggctcccactatgaaggatacagccgtcgatcccatggtggttaacatgaagcttcgatttttaaatagttttttcagatctgtcgcccatttggcaaacttctgggatttgttgttcttcttcccgtttgtagtcgttcttggaagctcctttgtgaccaaaatcaacaaagccacagctatgaggcccaggccaggggtgacccgaaacgcccagtgccaatcaccccttgctgcatcagtcactttgggcccgatgatgtatcctagtccgcagcctacaggtatgacggagtaaaacacgttcagcatgcgggtccgctggtcacttgtaaaaaggtctgcaatgatggagggggcgatggtgcagaaagtcgcctctccggctccaaccagtccactcgtcagcaggaagagcaggaagtacccgtcagggatgaatgacagggtaagtgtcatgctcagccaaacgatgactcctgcgcaaacagtatatttcttattacagtggtcgcccaaatatccggcaattggtgcgaccagcacgtagcttccaatgaacaatgtattcaataagccggacagactagcattggtgtcatatgctttctgtatatgaggcagcacccccgccacgctggagcgatttgcatagatgagcaaattgacaaaggcgaggatcactacggtgatgatggaacgtgcggtggacatcacgcttagagatggcaggttctgcctctcagggatatcgcccttttctacatccatatcactatggtcctccattgcttcttcctcctccttcagcaatgggtcttgtggagaggccatggtcacaggtcagagcctgaaaacactagagagagagcgataagtgaacacattagacaacatgtcatcattcctgtcattatacaatagatccttcatacagagcagaaatgtccagcacagaaccacaagataacactaagaccatcgcagcctcagaagaagacgcttctctataagtgttttatatggaaacgtgttccctgaggttaccaatgtctgataaccctgaacctgtccggtcctagtaatatctgataaccctgaacctgtccggtcctagtaatatctgataaccctgaacctgtccggtcctagtaatatctgataaccctgcacctgtccggtcctagaaatatctgataaccctgaacctgtccggtcctagtaatatctgataaccctgaacctgtccggtcctagtaatatctgataaccctgaacctgtccggccctagtaatatctgataaccctgaacctgtccggtcctagtaatatctgataaccctgaacctgtccgctcctagtaatatctgataaccctgaacctgtccggtcctagtaatatctgataaccctgaacctgtccggtcctagtaatatctgataaacctgaacctgtccggtcctagtaatatctgataaccctaaacctgtctgatcctagtaatatctgacaaccctgaatctgtcctagtaatggcggattataagggcttggctgtatggtcactgggccatgtgaacttcatactgtagatacaattgggctatcctgctatatacatttactaataatgaacctaccccacctcattgggatctatccatcccctatatgactttctgccactagttgatttgaaaattttccctttcggagtacccagaGTATTCCTATTGtcagtacacacagaattctattatataatattatatttctgccctaatctttctgttattcttttactactccaccaaatctttctcatagacttatatcttttataacttcatgaattaggactctttttcttgggggcttttttgggcataattgcattttagcacttttgcaagaaaaagctctggtcatgatactatctgtgcgttttattatgtttaatgcctaagccaagtattgtcacaatgctatgagaaatataacttttgttatttcttttggaaattaatttcttgtttttttttttgctaaaaaaaaaaagcaacaacaataaaaaaaaaactgtcaaaaaaaaaagccctgtgtatgtatgaatagaagaggctgagacttaccttgtggttctctctttagacaaggaacggtcaaaatcttgaattctctatcgcaaatagaaactctctaacaaacactttgcaccacaggttgtgaatgcaaaacacactgaagagactgcagccggcgcgcagctccttgtacagcttacggtgacatcatcacaagcatgtgtgacatcacagggttctaaaccatcttcaggtatgtgtatatctgtatagtaaatgtgagtagccatattagtccagtgatgcagattgtaataccttttttattggactaacagaattttgtagagacaagcttttagGATTCCTCCCTGATtatttataaagtcctttgatcattagtccttgtctattggacttgataaaggggaggaatcctgaaagcttgtctctacaaaattctgttagtccaataaaaaaggtattacaagagactgcaacatattttttgatttgtgtgtgtatgtatatatatatatatatatatatatatatatatagttccaagtgtgagtaggtgcctccagctagggtccgtgtccaggatcctgcatacgtagttccaaggaaaatgctgtggcactcaaggtatggtgaaaaaatgaaaattatttattcatcccaaatgtgcaaagagcaacgtttcattttccttggaactacgtatgcaggatcctggacccggatcctagctggaggcacctactcacgctttaggagtgctgctttcttctttgatatatatatatatatatatatatatcaaagaagaaagcagcactcctaaagcgtgagtaggtACCTCCTACTTAATATAcatattaatatacacctagaaatacatcaagtacataaaaacatcttttagaaaaatatttctccaggcctgcctagtatatccccgtacttcacagtgtcttcttagtttatatattttaatcttttgaccttttaaccgcactaggaccaagggcatcctgggacttaaaggggtattccaggcaaaaactttttttatatatatcaactggctccagaaagttaaacagatttgtaaattacttctatttaaaaatcttaatcctttcagtacttatgaccttctgaagttaaggtagtttttttctgtctaagtcctctctgatgacacctgtctcgggcaatgcccagtttagaagcaaatccccatagcaaacctcttctaaactgggcgtttcccgagacaggtgtcatcagagagcacttagagagaaaataacaaccttaacttcggaagctcataagtactgaaagggttaagattttttaatagaagtaatttac
The sequence above is a segment of the Hyla sarda isolate aHylSar1 chromosome 6, aHylSar1.hap1, whole genome shotgun sequence genome. Coding sequences within it:
- the LOC130276624 gene encoding protein spinster homolog 1-like: MASPQDPLLKEEEEAMEDHSDMDVEKGDIPERQNLPSLSVMSTARSIITVVILAFVNLLIYANRSSVAGVLPHIQKAYDTNASLSGLLNTLFIGSYVLVAPIAGYLGDHCNKKYTVCAGVIVWLSMTLTLSFIPDGYFLLFLLTSGLVGAGEATFCTIAPSIIADLFTSDQRTRMLNVFYSVIPVGCGLGYIIGPKVTDAARGDWHWAFRVTPGLGLIAVALLILVTKELPRTTTNGKKNNKSQKFAKWATDLKKLFKNRSFMLTTMGSTAVSFIVGAIGVWGPSYLTHARTLLQEKDPCRAEPCDYHDILIFGVVTVVSGILGVVAGTEISKRYRKSNPRADPLVCGCAMMLSAPFLLLALTFGNISLVATNIFIFIGETLLSVNFTLISDIILKVVTPWRRSSALAVQMTIYHLLGDAGSPYLIGLISDTYERGYAKSPLLKYRSLEYALMTCTIMAVIGGAFFMATALYIERDEKEAEMESEPPSSSSSSLLPADEDRASD